The Leptospirales bacterium DNA window ATGGCAAGAGCTTCGGAAAAATCCGAGTCGTTCGAGACCAGAACAGCAAGGTCGTATCTGTCCTGGAAAGCATCGTGGAGCATATGAACGGCCAGATTTACATCCGACTTTTTCTCTTCTGTTTTGATGACTTCAACGAAACCTCCCCCATCCGCGCGCGGCATCCTGACTGGATGCGAAAGGAAGTGACCAAAGACCACCTCTATGTCTGAAAAAGTCTGGAGCGCCCGCAGATAGGTCTCCTGGCGTATAGCCTGCTGTGGATCGGAAGGTTTAGAAATAATGCGCGCGGTGAAATATTTGATTCGGTCTACCGGGTTTTTTGCTGGATCGAGGTAGGCGCGACACAGAGCGCCAATGTCCAGCCATTTGTAAGCTGTCCTGCGCACAAGTCCGTAGTAGAGATTGAAGCCGTCGATGTAGACCCGAGTCCGCAGGGGCTTCATGGGCGCCCCCAAAAAAGCAAAGGCCAACCGAATGGCTGGCCTTGCGCC harbors:
- a CDS encoding NYN domain-containing protein yields the protein MKPLRTRVYIDGFNLYYGLVRRTAYKWLDIGALCRAYLDPAKNPVDRIKYFTARIISKPSDPQQAIRQETYLRALQTFSDIEVVFGHFLSHPVRMPRADGGGFVEVIKTEEKKSDVNLAVHMLHDAFQDRYDLAVLVSNDSDFSEALAIIKNELNKKIGILNPQQQRASRELHKHALFFKQLRRGVAARFQLPLELRDSHGMITKPNAWN